The following are encoded together in the Budorcas taxicolor isolate Tak-1 chromosome 4, Takin1.1, whole genome shotgun sequence genome:
- the REPIN1 gene encoding replication initiator 1 isoform X1, whose product MGVGVSLLLQFSLTSGGYPSVSRSRRSSRRSIPGNSPRRSWAKPHLQLHSLQGLLCGPWGKSRHPVVPDSGFIHQTGSSYLLPSLTELLRSSDVTRANRNKEREALGKAYKALKGEVTACFAEEEPMLERRCRGPVAMGPVQPRLLSGPSQESPQTLEKEPQGLRSRSTAAAQSGGQPLGRAHRCAHCRRHFPGWVALWLHARRCQARLPRPCPECGRRFRHAPFLALHCQVHAAATPDLGFACHLCGHSFRGWVALVLHLRAHSAAKRPIACPACERRFWRRKQLRAHLRRCHPPAPEARPFICGNCGRSFAQWDQLVTHKRVHVAEALEETAAKALGPRPRGRPAVTAPRPGGDAVDRPFQCACCGKRFRHKPNLIAHRRVHTGERPHQCPECGKRFTNKPYLTSHRRIHTGEKPYPCTECGRRFRHKPNLLSHSKIHKRSEGSAQGGPQPPASAPERAPEPPPEPAQEPAEVPAGPGPPGAAAEAPPSLHTCADCGRGFRLERFLRAHQRQHGGERPFACAECGKHFGKKTHLVAHSRVHSGERPFACEECGRRFSQGSHLAAHRRDHAPERPFVCPDCGKAFRHKPYLAAHRRIHTGEKPYVCPECGKAFSQKSNLVSHRRIHTGERPYACPDCDRSFSQKSNLITHRKSHIRDGAFCCAICGQTFDDEGKLLAHQKKHDV is encoded by the exons ATGGGGGTAGGGGTGTCTTTACTGCTGCAGTTTTCGCTGACATCCGGGGGCTACCCGAGTGTGAGCCGAAGCAGGCGCTCCAGCCGCAGAAGTATCCCCGGGAACAGCCCCAGGAGGAGCTGGGCCAAGCCTCATCTCCAGCTCCACAGCCTCCAGG GTTTACTCTGTGGCCCCTGGGGCAAGTCCCGTCACCCTGTCGTTCCTGACAGTGGCTTCATCCATCAGACCGGGAGTTCGTATCTCTTGCCCAGCCTCACTGAGTTGCTGCGGAGCTCGGATGTGACAAGAGCAAATAGAAACAAGGAGAGGGAAGCACTCGGGAAAGCATATAAAGCGCTGAAGGGGGAGGTGACTGCGTGTTTTG CAGAGGAAGAACCGATGCTGGAACGTCGCTGCAGGGGCCCCGTGGCCATGGGCCCGGTCCAGCCCCGACTCCTTTCTGGGCCCTCCCAGGAGTCGCcccagaccctggagaaggagccCCAAGGGCTGAGGTCGCGAAGCACCGCCGCGGCCCAGTCGGGCGGCCAGCCCCTAGGTCGGGCTCATCGCTGTGCCCACTGTCGGAGGCACTTCCCCGGCTGGGTGGCCCTCTGGCTTCATGCCCGGCGCTGCCAGGCCCGCCTGCCCCGGCCGTGTCCCGAGTGCGGCCGCCGCTTCCGCCACGCCCCTTTCTTGGCATTGCACTGCCAGGTCCATGCCGCCGCCACCCCAGACCTGGGCTTTGCCTGCCACCTGTGCGGGCACAGCTTCCGAGGCTGGGTGGCCCTGGTTCTGCACCTGCGGGCCCACTCGGCGGCGAAGCGGCCCATCGCCTGTCCCGCCTGTGAGAGACGCTTCTGGCGGAGAAAGCAGCTGCGGGCCCATTTGCGGCGCTGCCACCCCCCGGCCCCCGAGGCCCGGCCCTTCATCTGCGGCAACTGTGGCCGCAGCTTCGCCCAGTGGGACCAGCTGGTGACGCACAAGCGGGTCCACGTGGCCGAGGCGCTGGAGGAGACGGCGGCCAAGGCCCTGGGGCCGCGGCCCCGGGGGCGCCCGGCAGTGACCGCGCCCCGGCCGGGCGGGGACGCGGTCGACCGCCCGTTCCAGTGTGCCTGCTGCGGCAAGCGCTTCCGCCACAAGCCCAACCTGATCGCCCACCGCCGCGTGCACACGGGCGAGCGCCCGCACCAGTGCCCCGAGTGCGGGAAGCGTTTCACCAATAAGCCCTACCTGACCTCGCACCGGCGCATCCACACGGGCGAGAAGCCGTACCCGTGCACCGAGTGTGGCCGCCGCTTCCGCCACAAGCCCAACCTGCTGTCGCACAGCAAGATCCACAAGCGCTCCGAGGGGTCCGCGCAGGGCGGGCCCCAGCCGCCCGCCAGCGCCCCGGAGCGCGCCCCGGAGCCCCCTCCGGAGCCGGCCCAAGAGCCCGCCGAGGTCCCGGCTGGGCCCGGGCCGCCAGGCGCCGCGGCAGAGGCCCCGCCCTCCCTCCACACCTGTGCCGACTGTGGGCGGGGCTTCCGGCTGGAGCGCTTCCTGCGCGCGCACCAGCGGCAGCACGGCGGCGAGCGCCCCTTCGCGTGCGCCGAGTGCGGCAAGCACTTCGGCAAGAAGACGCACCTAGTGGCCCACTCCCGGGTGCACTCGGGCGAGCGGCCCTTCGCGTGCGAGGAGTGCGGGCGCCGCTTCTCCCAGGGGAGCCACCTGGCCGCCCACCGGCGCGACCACGCGCCCGAGAGGCCCTTCGTGTGCCCGGACTGCGGAAAGGCCTTCCGCCACAAGCCCTATCTGGCCGCGCACCGGCGCATCCACACCGGCGAGAAGCCGTACGTCTGCCCCGAGTGCGGCAAGGCGTTCAGCCAGAAGTCCAACCTGGTGTCCCACCGGCGCATCCACACGGGCGAGCGCCCCTACGCCTGCCCCGACTGCGACCGCAGCTTTAGCCAGAAGTCCAACCTCATCACCCACCGCAAGAGCCACATCCGGGACGGCGCCTTCTGCTGCGCCATCTGTGGCCAGACCTTTGACGACGAGGGGAAGCTCCTGGCCCACCAGAAGAAGCACGACGTCTGA
- the REPIN1 gene encoding replication initiator 1 isoform X5, with protein sequence MLERRCRGPVAMGPVQPRLLSGPSQESPQTLEKEPQGLRSRSTAAAQSGGQPLGRAHRCAHCRRHFPGWVALWLHARRCQARLPRPCPECGRRFRHAPFLALHCQVHAAATPDLGFACHLCGHSFRGWVALVLHLRAHSAAKRPIACPACERRFWRRKQLRAHLRRCHPPAPEARPFICGNCGRSFAQWDQLVTHKRVHVAEALEETAAKALGPRPRGRPAVTAPRPGGDAVDRPFQCACCGKRFRHKPNLIAHRRVHTGERPHQCPECGKRFTNKPYLTSHRRIHTGEKPYPCTECGRRFRHKPNLLSHSKIHKRSEGSAQGGPQPPASAPERAPEPPPEPAQEPAEVPAGPGPPGAAAEAPPSLHTCADCGRGFRLERFLRAHQRQHGGERPFACAECGKHFGKKTHLVAHSRVHSGERPFACEECGRRFSQGSHLAAHRRDHAPERPFVCPDCGKAFRHKPYLAAHRRIHTGEKPYVCPECGKAFSQKSNLVSHRRIHTGERPYACPDCDRSFSQKSNLITHRKSHIRDGAFCCAICGQTFDDEGKLLAHQKKHDV encoded by the coding sequence ATGCTGGAACGTCGCTGCAGGGGCCCCGTGGCCATGGGCCCGGTCCAGCCCCGACTCCTTTCTGGGCCCTCCCAGGAGTCGCcccagaccctggagaaggagccCCAAGGGCTGAGGTCGCGAAGCACCGCCGCGGCCCAGTCGGGCGGCCAGCCCCTAGGTCGGGCTCATCGCTGTGCCCACTGTCGGAGGCACTTCCCCGGCTGGGTGGCCCTCTGGCTTCATGCCCGGCGCTGCCAGGCCCGCCTGCCCCGGCCGTGTCCCGAGTGCGGCCGCCGCTTCCGCCACGCCCCTTTCTTGGCATTGCACTGCCAGGTCCATGCCGCCGCCACCCCAGACCTGGGCTTTGCCTGCCACCTGTGCGGGCACAGCTTCCGAGGCTGGGTGGCCCTGGTTCTGCACCTGCGGGCCCACTCGGCGGCGAAGCGGCCCATCGCCTGTCCCGCCTGTGAGAGACGCTTCTGGCGGAGAAAGCAGCTGCGGGCCCATTTGCGGCGCTGCCACCCCCCGGCCCCCGAGGCCCGGCCCTTCATCTGCGGCAACTGTGGCCGCAGCTTCGCCCAGTGGGACCAGCTGGTGACGCACAAGCGGGTCCACGTGGCCGAGGCGCTGGAGGAGACGGCGGCCAAGGCCCTGGGGCCGCGGCCCCGGGGGCGCCCGGCAGTGACCGCGCCCCGGCCGGGCGGGGACGCGGTCGACCGCCCGTTCCAGTGTGCCTGCTGCGGCAAGCGCTTCCGCCACAAGCCCAACCTGATCGCCCACCGCCGCGTGCACACGGGCGAGCGCCCGCACCAGTGCCCCGAGTGCGGGAAGCGTTTCACCAATAAGCCCTACCTGACCTCGCACCGGCGCATCCACACGGGCGAGAAGCCGTACCCGTGCACCGAGTGTGGCCGCCGCTTCCGCCACAAGCCCAACCTGCTGTCGCACAGCAAGATCCACAAGCGCTCCGAGGGGTCCGCGCAGGGCGGGCCCCAGCCGCCCGCCAGCGCCCCGGAGCGCGCCCCGGAGCCCCCTCCGGAGCCGGCCCAAGAGCCCGCCGAGGTCCCGGCTGGGCCCGGGCCGCCAGGCGCCGCGGCAGAGGCCCCGCCCTCCCTCCACACCTGTGCCGACTGTGGGCGGGGCTTCCGGCTGGAGCGCTTCCTGCGCGCGCACCAGCGGCAGCACGGCGGCGAGCGCCCCTTCGCGTGCGCCGAGTGCGGCAAGCACTTCGGCAAGAAGACGCACCTAGTGGCCCACTCCCGGGTGCACTCGGGCGAGCGGCCCTTCGCGTGCGAGGAGTGCGGGCGCCGCTTCTCCCAGGGGAGCCACCTGGCCGCCCACCGGCGCGACCACGCGCCCGAGAGGCCCTTCGTGTGCCCGGACTGCGGAAAGGCCTTCCGCCACAAGCCCTATCTGGCCGCGCACCGGCGCATCCACACCGGCGAGAAGCCGTACGTCTGCCCCGAGTGCGGCAAGGCGTTCAGCCAGAAGTCCAACCTGGTGTCCCACCGGCGCATCCACACGGGCGAGCGCCCCTACGCCTGCCCCGACTGCGACCGCAGCTTTAGCCAGAAGTCCAACCTCATCACCCACCGCAAGAGCCACATCCGGGACGGCGCCTTCTGCTGCGCCATCTGTGGCCAGACCTTTGACGACGAGGGGAAGCTCCTGGCCCACCAGAAGAAGCACGACGTCTGA
- the REPIN1 gene encoding replication initiator 1 isoform X3: MGVGVSLLLQFSLTSGGYPSVSRSRRSSRRSIPGNSPRRSWAKPHLQLHSLQAEEEPMLERRCRGPVAMGPVQPRLLSGPSQESPQTLEKEPQGLRSRSTAAAQSGGQPLGRAHRCAHCRRHFPGWVALWLHARRCQARLPRPCPECGRRFRHAPFLALHCQVHAAATPDLGFACHLCGHSFRGWVALVLHLRAHSAAKRPIACPACERRFWRRKQLRAHLRRCHPPAPEARPFICGNCGRSFAQWDQLVTHKRVHVAEALEETAAKALGPRPRGRPAVTAPRPGGDAVDRPFQCACCGKRFRHKPNLIAHRRVHTGERPHQCPECGKRFTNKPYLTSHRRIHTGEKPYPCTECGRRFRHKPNLLSHSKIHKRSEGSAQGGPQPPASAPERAPEPPPEPAQEPAEVPAGPGPPGAAAEAPPSLHTCADCGRGFRLERFLRAHQRQHGGERPFACAECGKHFGKKTHLVAHSRVHSGERPFACEECGRRFSQGSHLAAHRRDHAPERPFVCPDCGKAFRHKPYLAAHRRIHTGEKPYVCPECGKAFSQKSNLVSHRRIHTGERPYACPDCDRSFSQKSNLITHRKSHIRDGAFCCAICGQTFDDEGKLLAHQKKHDV, translated from the exons ATGGGGGTAGGGGTGTCTTTACTGCTGCAGTTTTCGCTGACATCCGGGGGCTACCCGAGTGTGAGCCGAAGCAGGCGCTCCAGCCGCAGAAGTATCCCCGGGAACAGCCCCAGGAGGAGCTGGGCCAAGCCTCATCTCCAGCTCCACAGCCTCCAGG CAGAGGAAGAACCGATGCTGGAACGTCGCTGCAGGGGCCCCGTGGCCATGGGCCCGGTCCAGCCCCGACTCCTTTCTGGGCCCTCCCAGGAGTCGCcccagaccctggagaaggagccCCAAGGGCTGAGGTCGCGAAGCACCGCCGCGGCCCAGTCGGGCGGCCAGCCCCTAGGTCGGGCTCATCGCTGTGCCCACTGTCGGAGGCACTTCCCCGGCTGGGTGGCCCTCTGGCTTCATGCCCGGCGCTGCCAGGCCCGCCTGCCCCGGCCGTGTCCCGAGTGCGGCCGCCGCTTCCGCCACGCCCCTTTCTTGGCATTGCACTGCCAGGTCCATGCCGCCGCCACCCCAGACCTGGGCTTTGCCTGCCACCTGTGCGGGCACAGCTTCCGAGGCTGGGTGGCCCTGGTTCTGCACCTGCGGGCCCACTCGGCGGCGAAGCGGCCCATCGCCTGTCCCGCCTGTGAGAGACGCTTCTGGCGGAGAAAGCAGCTGCGGGCCCATTTGCGGCGCTGCCACCCCCCGGCCCCCGAGGCCCGGCCCTTCATCTGCGGCAACTGTGGCCGCAGCTTCGCCCAGTGGGACCAGCTGGTGACGCACAAGCGGGTCCACGTGGCCGAGGCGCTGGAGGAGACGGCGGCCAAGGCCCTGGGGCCGCGGCCCCGGGGGCGCCCGGCAGTGACCGCGCCCCGGCCGGGCGGGGACGCGGTCGACCGCCCGTTCCAGTGTGCCTGCTGCGGCAAGCGCTTCCGCCACAAGCCCAACCTGATCGCCCACCGCCGCGTGCACACGGGCGAGCGCCCGCACCAGTGCCCCGAGTGCGGGAAGCGTTTCACCAATAAGCCCTACCTGACCTCGCACCGGCGCATCCACACGGGCGAGAAGCCGTACCCGTGCACCGAGTGTGGCCGCCGCTTCCGCCACAAGCCCAACCTGCTGTCGCACAGCAAGATCCACAAGCGCTCCGAGGGGTCCGCGCAGGGCGGGCCCCAGCCGCCCGCCAGCGCCCCGGAGCGCGCCCCGGAGCCCCCTCCGGAGCCGGCCCAAGAGCCCGCCGAGGTCCCGGCTGGGCCCGGGCCGCCAGGCGCCGCGGCAGAGGCCCCGCCCTCCCTCCACACCTGTGCCGACTGTGGGCGGGGCTTCCGGCTGGAGCGCTTCCTGCGCGCGCACCAGCGGCAGCACGGCGGCGAGCGCCCCTTCGCGTGCGCCGAGTGCGGCAAGCACTTCGGCAAGAAGACGCACCTAGTGGCCCACTCCCGGGTGCACTCGGGCGAGCGGCCCTTCGCGTGCGAGGAGTGCGGGCGCCGCTTCTCCCAGGGGAGCCACCTGGCCGCCCACCGGCGCGACCACGCGCCCGAGAGGCCCTTCGTGTGCCCGGACTGCGGAAAGGCCTTCCGCCACAAGCCCTATCTGGCCGCGCACCGGCGCATCCACACCGGCGAGAAGCCGTACGTCTGCCCCGAGTGCGGCAAGGCGTTCAGCCAGAAGTCCAACCTGGTGTCCCACCGGCGCATCCACACGGGCGAGCGCCCCTACGCCTGCCCCGACTGCGACCGCAGCTTTAGCCAGAAGTCCAACCTCATCACCCACCGCAAGAGCCACATCCGGGACGGCGCCTTCTGCTGCGCCATCTGTGGCCAGACCTTTGACGACGAGGGGAAGCTCCTGGCCCACCAGAAGAAGCACGACGTCTGA
- the REPIN1 gene encoding replication initiator 1 isoform X2 — protein sequence MGVGVSLLLQFSLTSGGYPSVSRSRRSSRRSIPGNSPRRSWAKPHLQLHSLQGLLCGPWGKSRHPVVPDSGFIHQTGSSYLLPSLTELLRSSDVTRANRNKEREALGKAYKALKGEVTACFEEEPMLERRCRGPVAMGPVQPRLLSGPSQESPQTLEKEPQGLRSRSTAAAQSGGQPLGRAHRCAHCRRHFPGWVALWLHARRCQARLPRPCPECGRRFRHAPFLALHCQVHAAATPDLGFACHLCGHSFRGWVALVLHLRAHSAAKRPIACPACERRFWRRKQLRAHLRRCHPPAPEARPFICGNCGRSFAQWDQLVTHKRVHVAEALEETAAKALGPRPRGRPAVTAPRPGGDAVDRPFQCACCGKRFRHKPNLIAHRRVHTGERPHQCPECGKRFTNKPYLTSHRRIHTGEKPYPCTECGRRFRHKPNLLSHSKIHKRSEGSAQGGPQPPASAPERAPEPPPEPAQEPAEVPAGPGPPGAAAEAPPSLHTCADCGRGFRLERFLRAHQRQHGGERPFACAECGKHFGKKTHLVAHSRVHSGERPFACEECGRRFSQGSHLAAHRRDHAPERPFVCPDCGKAFRHKPYLAAHRRIHTGEKPYVCPECGKAFSQKSNLVSHRRIHTGERPYACPDCDRSFSQKSNLITHRKSHIRDGAFCCAICGQTFDDEGKLLAHQKKHDV from the exons ATGGGGGTAGGGGTGTCTTTACTGCTGCAGTTTTCGCTGACATCCGGGGGCTACCCGAGTGTGAGCCGAAGCAGGCGCTCCAGCCGCAGAAGTATCCCCGGGAACAGCCCCAGGAGGAGCTGGGCCAAGCCTCATCTCCAGCTCCACAGCCTCCAGG GTTTACTCTGTGGCCCCTGGGGCAAGTCCCGTCACCCTGTCGTTCCTGACAGTGGCTTCATCCATCAGACCGGGAGTTCGTATCTCTTGCCCAGCCTCACTGAGTTGCTGCGGAGCTCGGATGTGACAAGAGCAAATAGAAACAAGGAGAGGGAAGCACTCGGGAAAGCATATAAAGCGCTGAAGGGGGAGGTGACTGCGTGTTTTG AGGAAGAACCGATGCTGGAACGTCGCTGCAGGGGCCCCGTGGCCATGGGCCCGGTCCAGCCCCGACTCCTTTCTGGGCCCTCCCAGGAGTCGCcccagaccctggagaaggagccCCAAGGGCTGAGGTCGCGAAGCACCGCCGCGGCCCAGTCGGGCGGCCAGCCCCTAGGTCGGGCTCATCGCTGTGCCCACTGTCGGAGGCACTTCCCCGGCTGGGTGGCCCTCTGGCTTCATGCCCGGCGCTGCCAGGCCCGCCTGCCCCGGCCGTGTCCCGAGTGCGGCCGCCGCTTCCGCCACGCCCCTTTCTTGGCATTGCACTGCCAGGTCCATGCCGCCGCCACCCCAGACCTGGGCTTTGCCTGCCACCTGTGCGGGCACAGCTTCCGAGGCTGGGTGGCCCTGGTTCTGCACCTGCGGGCCCACTCGGCGGCGAAGCGGCCCATCGCCTGTCCCGCCTGTGAGAGACGCTTCTGGCGGAGAAAGCAGCTGCGGGCCCATTTGCGGCGCTGCCACCCCCCGGCCCCCGAGGCCCGGCCCTTCATCTGCGGCAACTGTGGCCGCAGCTTCGCCCAGTGGGACCAGCTGGTGACGCACAAGCGGGTCCACGTGGCCGAGGCGCTGGAGGAGACGGCGGCCAAGGCCCTGGGGCCGCGGCCCCGGGGGCGCCCGGCAGTGACCGCGCCCCGGCCGGGCGGGGACGCGGTCGACCGCCCGTTCCAGTGTGCCTGCTGCGGCAAGCGCTTCCGCCACAAGCCCAACCTGATCGCCCACCGCCGCGTGCACACGGGCGAGCGCCCGCACCAGTGCCCCGAGTGCGGGAAGCGTTTCACCAATAAGCCCTACCTGACCTCGCACCGGCGCATCCACACGGGCGAGAAGCCGTACCCGTGCACCGAGTGTGGCCGCCGCTTCCGCCACAAGCCCAACCTGCTGTCGCACAGCAAGATCCACAAGCGCTCCGAGGGGTCCGCGCAGGGCGGGCCCCAGCCGCCCGCCAGCGCCCCGGAGCGCGCCCCGGAGCCCCCTCCGGAGCCGGCCCAAGAGCCCGCCGAGGTCCCGGCTGGGCCCGGGCCGCCAGGCGCCGCGGCAGAGGCCCCGCCCTCCCTCCACACCTGTGCCGACTGTGGGCGGGGCTTCCGGCTGGAGCGCTTCCTGCGCGCGCACCAGCGGCAGCACGGCGGCGAGCGCCCCTTCGCGTGCGCCGAGTGCGGCAAGCACTTCGGCAAGAAGACGCACCTAGTGGCCCACTCCCGGGTGCACTCGGGCGAGCGGCCCTTCGCGTGCGAGGAGTGCGGGCGCCGCTTCTCCCAGGGGAGCCACCTGGCCGCCCACCGGCGCGACCACGCGCCCGAGAGGCCCTTCGTGTGCCCGGACTGCGGAAAGGCCTTCCGCCACAAGCCCTATCTGGCCGCGCACCGGCGCATCCACACCGGCGAGAAGCCGTACGTCTGCCCCGAGTGCGGCAAGGCGTTCAGCCAGAAGTCCAACCTGGTGTCCCACCGGCGCATCCACACGGGCGAGCGCCCCTACGCCTGCCCCGACTGCGACCGCAGCTTTAGCCAGAAGTCCAACCTCATCACCCACCGCAAGAGCCACATCCGGGACGGCGCCTTCTGCTGCGCCATCTGTGGCCAGACCTTTGACGACGAGGGGAAGCTCCTGGCCCACCAGAAGAAGCACGACGTCTGA
- the REPIN1 gene encoding replication initiator 1 isoform X4, whose amino-acid sequence MGVGVSLLLQFSLTSGGYPSVSRSRRSSRRSIPGNSPRRSWAKPHLQLHSLQEEEPMLERRCRGPVAMGPVQPRLLSGPSQESPQTLEKEPQGLRSRSTAAAQSGGQPLGRAHRCAHCRRHFPGWVALWLHARRCQARLPRPCPECGRRFRHAPFLALHCQVHAAATPDLGFACHLCGHSFRGWVALVLHLRAHSAAKRPIACPACERRFWRRKQLRAHLRRCHPPAPEARPFICGNCGRSFAQWDQLVTHKRVHVAEALEETAAKALGPRPRGRPAVTAPRPGGDAVDRPFQCACCGKRFRHKPNLIAHRRVHTGERPHQCPECGKRFTNKPYLTSHRRIHTGEKPYPCTECGRRFRHKPNLLSHSKIHKRSEGSAQGGPQPPASAPERAPEPPPEPAQEPAEVPAGPGPPGAAAEAPPSLHTCADCGRGFRLERFLRAHQRQHGGERPFACAECGKHFGKKTHLVAHSRVHSGERPFACEECGRRFSQGSHLAAHRRDHAPERPFVCPDCGKAFRHKPYLAAHRRIHTGEKPYVCPECGKAFSQKSNLVSHRRIHTGERPYACPDCDRSFSQKSNLITHRKSHIRDGAFCCAICGQTFDDEGKLLAHQKKHDV is encoded by the exons ATGGGGGTAGGGGTGTCTTTACTGCTGCAGTTTTCGCTGACATCCGGGGGCTACCCGAGTGTGAGCCGAAGCAGGCGCTCCAGCCGCAGAAGTATCCCCGGGAACAGCCCCAGGAGGAGCTGGGCCAAGCCTCATCTCCAGCTCCACAGCCTCCAGG AGGAAGAACCGATGCTGGAACGTCGCTGCAGGGGCCCCGTGGCCATGGGCCCGGTCCAGCCCCGACTCCTTTCTGGGCCCTCCCAGGAGTCGCcccagaccctggagaaggagccCCAAGGGCTGAGGTCGCGAAGCACCGCCGCGGCCCAGTCGGGCGGCCAGCCCCTAGGTCGGGCTCATCGCTGTGCCCACTGTCGGAGGCACTTCCCCGGCTGGGTGGCCCTCTGGCTTCATGCCCGGCGCTGCCAGGCCCGCCTGCCCCGGCCGTGTCCCGAGTGCGGCCGCCGCTTCCGCCACGCCCCTTTCTTGGCATTGCACTGCCAGGTCCATGCCGCCGCCACCCCAGACCTGGGCTTTGCCTGCCACCTGTGCGGGCACAGCTTCCGAGGCTGGGTGGCCCTGGTTCTGCACCTGCGGGCCCACTCGGCGGCGAAGCGGCCCATCGCCTGTCCCGCCTGTGAGAGACGCTTCTGGCGGAGAAAGCAGCTGCGGGCCCATTTGCGGCGCTGCCACCCCCCGGCCCCCGAGGCCCGGCCCTTCATCTGCGGCAACTGTGGCCGCAGCTTCGCCCAGTGGGACCAGCTGGTGACGCACAAGCGGGTCCACGTGGCCGAGGCGCTGGAGGAGACGGCGGCCAAGGCCCTGGGGCCGCGGCCCCGGGGGCGCCCGGCAGTGACCGCGCCCCGGCCGGGCGGGGACGCGGTCGACCGCCCGTTCCAGTGTGCCTGCTGCGGCAAGCGCTTCCGCCACAAGCCCAACCTGATCGCCCACCGCCGCGTGCACACGGGCGAGCGCCCGCACCAGTGCCCCGAGTGCGGGAAGCGTTTCACCAATAAGCCCTACCTGACCTCGCACCGGCGCATCCACACGGGCGAGAAGCCGTACCCGTGCACCGAGTGTGGCCGCCGCTTCCGCCACAAGCCCAACCTGCTGTCGCACAGCAAGATCCACAAGCGCTCCGAGGGGTCCGCGCAGGGCGGGCCCCAGCCGCCCGCCAGCGCCCCGGAGCGCGCCCCGGAGCCCCCTCCGGAGCCGGCCCAAGAGCCCGCCGAGGTCCCGGCTGGGCCCGGGCCGCCAGGCGCCGCGGCAGAGGCCCCGCCCTCCCTCCACACCTGTGCCGACTGTGGGCGGGGCTTCCGGCTGGAGCGCTTCCTGCGCGCGCACCAGCGGCAGCACGGCGGCGAGCGCCCCTTCGCGTGCGCCGAGTGCGGCAAGCACTTCGGCAAGAAGACGCACCTAGTGGCCCACTCCCGGGTGCACTCGGGCGAGCGGCCCTTCGCGTGCGAGGAGTGCGGGCGCCGCTTCTCCCAGGGGAGCCACCTGGCCGCCCACCGGCGCGACCACGCGCCCGAGAGGCCCTTCGTGTGCCCGGACTGCGGAAAGGCCTTCCGCCACAAGCCCTATCTGGCCGCGCACCGGCGCATCCACACCGGCGAGAAGCCGTACGTCTGCCCCGAGTGCGGCAAGGCGTTCAGCCAGAAGTCCAACCTGGTGTCCCACCGGCGCATCCACACGGGCGAGCGCCCCTACGCCTGCCCCGACTGCGACCGCAGCTTTAGCCAGAAGTCCAACCTCATCACCCACCGCAAGAGCCACATCCGGGACGGCGCCTTCTGCTGCGCCATCTGTGGCCAGACCTTTGACGACGAGGGGAAGCTCCTGGCCCACCAGAAGAAGCACGACGTCTGA